One window of Microbacterium sp. Root61 genomic DNA carries:
- a CDS encoding FtsQ-type POTRA domain-containing protein gives MRRPSALPPAAAPRSPASTAPAPASEATRDVKKVREPAPEAATSAISRDLGEEHFGAPAPLPGMEPGGSGDPDTVGANSTGSTDQPVGLRDVWRASRARRKALRAEVRRFTVRQRRRRMVWIGVTASLVLLVLATLGAAYSPLFAVEKITIVGTAQLDTAAVEGALADQLGTPLPLVDESAIKAVLVGFPLVETYSLEARPPHELVVRIVERTPIGVIAGRAGYTLVDAAGVALSTTPDPPAGHAIITVADGVDSPTFASVGKVMRALPESILVQVTEVSATTPDDVTLTLGGANAQIVWGSADQSAEKAVALEKMMAARPPASVSVYDVTSPKAIVVR, from the coding sequence GTGCGTCGGCCGTCCGCGCTGCCGCCCGCCGCCGCGCCGCGGTCGCCCGCATCCACCGCTCCCGCTCCTGCTTCTGAAGCCACGCGAGACGTCAAAAAGGTACGCGAACCGGCGCCGGAAGCGGCAACTTCTGCGATCTCGCGGGATCTGGGCGAGGAGCACTTCGGCGCGCCGGCGCCGCTGCCGGGGATGGAGCCGGGCGGCAGCGGCGACCCCGACACTGTGGGCGCGAACAGCACCGGCAGCACGGACCAGCCGGTCGGGCTGCGCGACGTGTGGCGGGCCTCCCGGGCGCGGCGCAAGGCGCTGCGGGCCGAGGTGCGGCGATTCACCGTGCGCCAGCGGCGCCGGCGGATGGTCTGGATCGGCGTCACGGCATCCCTCGTCCTTCTCGTGCTCGCGACGCTCGGCGCCGCCTACAGCCCGCTGTTCGCCGTCGAGAAGATCACGATCGTGGGTACTGCCCAGCTCGACACTGCGGCCGTCGAGGGAGCCCTCGCCGACCAGCTCGGCACCCCACTGCCGCTGGTGGACGAGAGCGCGATCAAGGCCGTCCTCGTCGGCTTCCCGCTCGTCGAGACGTACTCGCTCGAAGCGCGACCCCCGCATGAACTGGTCGTGCGCATCGTCGAGCGCACCCCGATCGGCGTCATCGCCGGCCGCGCCGGCTACACCCTCGTCGATGCCGCAGGAGTCGCGCTCTCCACGACGCCGGATCCGCCCGCCGGGCACGCGATCATCACCGTCGCGGACGGCGTCGACTCGCCGACCTTCGCCTCGGTCGGCAAGGTCATGCGCGCGCTGCCAGAGTCGATCCTGGTGCAGGTCACCGAGGTCTCGGCGACGACCCCCGACGACGTCACGCTCACCCTCGGCGGTGCCAACGCGCAGATCGTGTGGGGCAGTGCGGACCAGTCCGCGGAGAAGGCGGTCGCGCTCGAGAAGATGATGGCGGCCCGGCCCCCGGCATCCGTCAGCGTCTACGACGTGACCTCTCCGAAGGCGATAGTCGTCCGCTGA
- the ftsZ gene encoding cell division protein FtsZ — MSQNQNYLAVIKVVGVGGGGVNAVNRMIDLGLRGVEFIAINTDAQALLMSDADVKLDVGRELTRGLGAGADPEVGRRAAEDHAEEIEEALRGADMVFVTAGEGGGTGTGGAPVVAKIAKSIGALTIGVVTKPFSFEGRRRQSQAEAGVAKLKEEVDTLIVVPNDRLLEISDRGISMIEAFATADQVLLAGVQGITDLITTPGLINLDFADVKSVMQGAGSALMGIGSARGADRAIKAAELAVESPLLEASIEGAHGVLLSIQGGSNLGIFEINDAAQLVKEAAHPEANIIFGTVIDDTLGDEVRVTVIAAGFDGGSPSLRLDPVTVSRPVATPVIPATPAVDAARELDVEEKESVSVGAVVPDSSYDSAFGDDDLDIPDFLK; from the coding sequence ATGAGCCAGAACCAGAACTACCTCGCGGTCATCAAGGTTGTCGGCGTCGGCGGCGGCGGCGTGAACGCCGTCAACCGCATGATCGACCTCGGCCTTCGTGGTGTCGAGTTCATCGCGATCAACACCGACGCGCAGGCGCTCCTGATGAGCGACGCCGACGTCAAGCTCGACGTCGGACGCGAGCTCACTCGCGGACTCGGTGCCGGAGCAGACCCCGAGGTCGGCCGTCGCGCCGCCGAGGACCACGCCGAAGAGATCGAGGAGGCGCTGCGAGGCGCCGACATGGTCTTCGTGACCGCGGGCGAGGGTGGCGGAACCGGTACCGGTGGCGCTCCGGTCGTGGCCAAGATCGCGAAGTCGATCGGCGCGCTGACCATCGGTGTCGTCACCAAGCCGTTCTCCTTCGAGGGACGTCGCCGCCAGAGCCAGGCCGAGGCCGGCGTCGCGAAGCTCAAGGAAGAGGTCGACACCCTCATCGTGGTGCCGAACGACCGCCTGCTCGAGATCAGCGACCGCGGCATCTCGATGATCGAGGCGTTCGCCACGGCCGACCAGGTGCTCCTCGCTGGTGTCCAGGGCATCACCGACCTGATCACGACCCCGGGTCTGATCAACCTCGACTTCGCCGACGTCAAGTCGGTCATGCAGGGTGCGGGTTCCGCGCTCATGGGCATCGGCTCGGCACGCGGTGCAGACCGCGCGATCAAGGCCGCCGAGCTGGCCGTCGAATCGCCGCTGCTCGAGGCCTCGATCGAGGGCGCGCACGGCGTGCTCCTGTCGATCCAGGGCGGATCGAACCTCGGCATCTTCGAGATCAACGACGCCGCGCAGCTCGTCAAGGAAGCGGCCCACCCCGAGGCGAACATCATCTTCGGTACGGTCATCGACGACACGCTCGGCGATGAGGTGCGCGTCACGGTCATCGCGGCCGGCTTCGATGGTGGCAGTCCCTCGCTGCGGCTCGACCCGGTCACGGTCTCGCGCCCGGTCGCGACACCGGTCATCCCGGCAACGCCGGCGGTTGACGCGGCGCGCGAGCTGGACGTCGAAGAGAAGGAGTCGGTCTCGGTCGGCGCCGTCGTGCCCGACTCGAGCTACGACTCGGCCTTCGGCGACGACGATCTCGACATCCCCGACTTCCTGAAGTAG
- a CDS encoding YggS family pyridoxal phosphate-dependent enzyme, giving the protein MDTDLAARLADVDARIADAARAAGRDAAEITRIVVTKFHPATLVQDLFDLGVRDVGENRQQELSAKAAVFAENRALRWHFIGQAQANKARAIRAAASVVHSIDRPRIADAFETAGEADAATLDVLLQVNLTTDPGRGGVAPDELESLAAHTAACRTLRVRGVMAVAPLDEAPAAAFERLRGYADRVRTVVPDANWISAGMTADFAEAIAVGATHLRIGSAITGPRPPRD; this is encoded by the coding sequence GTGGACACCGACCTCGCCGCACGTCTCGCCGACGTCGATGCCCGCATCGCGGACGCCGCCCGTGCGGCGGGTCGGGATGCCGCGGAGATCACCCGCATCGTCGTGACCAAGTTCCATCCGGCCACGCTGGTGCAGGACCTCTTCGACCTCGGGGTGCGCGACGTCGGTGAGAACCGGCAGCAGGAGCTCTCCGCGAAGGCAGCGGTCTTCGCGGAGAATCGGGCACTGCGCTGGCATTTCATCGGGCAGGCGCAGGCCAACAAGGCCCGCGCGATCCGGGCGGCGGCATCCGTCGTGCACTCGATCGATCGCCCGCGCATCGCGGACGCGTTCGAGACGGCCGGAGAGGCGGATGCCGCGACCCTCGACGTGCTGCTGCAGGTGAACCTGACGACCGACCCTGGCCGCGGGGGAGTCGCCCCCGACGAACTCGAATCGCTCGCCGCGCACACGGCCGCGTGCCGCACGCTGCGGGTGCGCGGAGTGATGGCGGTCGCCCCGCTGGATGAGGCGCCCGCCGCCGCCTTCGAGCGGCTGCGCGGCTACGCGGACCGCGTGCGCACCGTCGTGCCGGACGCGAACTGGATCTCCGCGGGCATGACCGCGGACTTCGCCGAGGCGATCGCCGTCGGCGCGACACACCTGCGGATCGGGTCGGCAATCACCGGCCCCAGGCCGCCCCGCGACTAA
- a CDS encoding cell division protein SepF: MSNPLKKTMVYLGLADEEEVYDEPAAQPTSRKMQTVEKAATVTPLHRPTVVRQPAPSAISEILTVHPKQYRDAQVIAENFREGIPVIINLSQMSDADARRLIDFASGLSLGLYGRIERVTSKVFLLSPENVAVSGEGALAPADPDSVSFAP, translated from the coding sequence ATGTCGAACCCCCTCAAGAAGACCATGGTGTACTTGGGCCTCGCCGACGAGGAAGAGGTCTACGACGAGCCGGCTGCGCAGCCGACGAGTCGCAAGATGCAGACAGTCGAGAAGGCCGCTACCGTGACTCCACTTCACCGCCCCACCGTCGTGCGTCAGCCGGCACCCTCGGCGATCAGTGAGATCCTCACGGTGCACCCCAAGCAGTATCGCGACGCCCAGGTGATCGCCGAGAACTTCCGCGAGGGAATTCCGGTCATCATCAACCTGTCGCAGATGAGCGACGCCGATGCGCGCCGCCTCATCGACTTCGCGAGCGGACTGTCGCTCGGGCTGTACGGGCGGATCGAGCGCGTCACGAGCAAGGTCTTCCTGCTCTCGCCTGAGAATGTCGCTGTATCGGGTGAAGGTGCGCTCGCACCGGCTGACCCCGATTCGGTCTCGTTCGCCCCGTAG
- a CDS encoding YggT family protein, which yields MDLVGLIASILNFLLLMYVLVLLARLILDWMPVLNREWRPKGPGLVAAELVYTVTDPPIKLFRRFIPPLRIGAVSIDFAFTVTMLLCFVLLGVTGSLAR from the coding sequence GTGGACCTCGTAGGCCTCATCGCCTCGATACTGAACTTCCTGCTGCTGATGTACGTCCTCGTACTTCTGGCGCGCCTGATCCTGGATTGGATGCCGGTACTCAATCGCGAGTGGCGGCCCAAGGGTCCGGGCCTGGTGGCAGCAGAACTCGTGTACACGGTGACGGACCCGCCGATCAAGCTGTTCCGCCGATTCATCCCTCCGTTGCGCATCGGCGCGGTCTCGATCGACTTCGCTTTCACAGTGACGATGTTGCTGTGCTTCGTGCTGCTAGGGGTCACCGGCTCTCTCGCACGGTGA
- a CDS encoding DivIVA domain-containing protein — protein MALTPDDVVTKQFQHVRFKEGFDPDEVDDFLDEIVVEWRKTIAENDELKAKLAALESGEAAPVEAAAPIEVPAPVAAAPVIESGAAPAAASAGIIELAQRLHDEHVAEGIAQRDQLVSDAQAQAASILAEAEARGRDEIARLDKERAALESRITELRQFERDYRTQLRSWMEGKLRDLESTTTSSGATPVSAIGL, from the coding sequence ATGGCTTTGACCCCCGATGACGTCGTCACCAAGCAGTTCCAGCACGTGCGATTCAAGGAAGGCTTCGACCCGGATGAGGTCGACGACTTCCTGGACGAGATCGTGGTGGAGTGGCGCAAGACGATCGCCGAGAACGATGAGCTGAAGGCCAAGCTGGCTGCGCTCGAGTCCGGAGAGGCAGCGCCCGTCGAGGCCGCCGCACCCATCGAGGTGCCCGCGCCCGTCGCCGCCGCCCCCGTGATCGAGAGCGGTGCGGCACCGGCCGCCGCCAGCGCCGGCATCATCGAGCTGGCCCAGCGCCTGCACGACGAGCACGTCGCCGAAGGCATCGCGCAGCGCGACCAGCTGGTCTCGGACGCGCAGGCCCAGGCCGCCTCGATCCTCGCCGAGGCTGAGGCCCGTGGCCGCGACGAGATCGCGCGCCTCGACAAGGAGCGTGCCGCGCTCGAGAGCCGCATCACCGAGCTCCGCCAGTTCGAGCGTGACTACCGCACGCAGCTGCGCAGCTGGATGGAGGGCAAGCTCCGCGACCTCGAGTCGACCACGACGTCCTCCGGCGCGACCCCGGTTTCGGCCATCGGTCTCTAG
- the lspA gene encoding signal peptidase II, which yields MTDRAPLRTAAAGSIIAILAVLVLAADQFTKYLAIENLPPEEPVHILGDFLIFYLIRNSGAAFSLGESVTWIFTLAMAAVALTIIWFMFTRIRSRVWAIVLGLLLGGVLGNLTDRLFREPSFGVGHVIDFISTPWMMPAIYNVADIFIVTMMIGVAILVFMGLRFDGTREPRGDTGEAAVAAPAIEGVGDDRDALFPTADAEIGVPAEASEVSEPVETEPDAAAAVDPADAPPTDPTSKD from the coding sequence TTGACAGACCGAGCCCCCCTTCGTACGGCGGCGGCCGGCTCCATCATCGCGATTCTCGCGGTGCTGGTGCTGGCCGCCGACCAGTTCACCAAGTACCTGGCGATCGAGAACCTCCCGCCGGAGGAGCCCGTCCACATCCTGGGCGACTTCCTGATCTTCTACCTGATCCGCAACTCGGGTGCGGCCTTCTCGCTCGGCGAGAGCGTCACCTGGATCTTCACGCTGGCCATGGCAGCGGTCGCGTTGACGATCATCTGGTTCATGTTCACCCGCATCCGTTCCCGGGTGTGGGCGATCGTGCTCGGACTGCTGCTGGGCGGCGTGCTGGGAAACCTCACCGACCGGCTGTTCCGCGAGCCGTCCTTCGGCGTCGGCCACGTCATCGACTTCATCAGCACGCCGTGGATGATGCCCGCGATCTACAACGTCGCCGACATCTTCATCGTGACGATGATGATCGGGGTCGCGATCCTCGTGTTCATGGGGCTGCGCTTCGACGGCACGCGCGAGCCGCGCGGGGATACCGGCGAAGCCGCTGTCGCCGCGCCCGCGATCGAGGGCGTCGGAGATGACCGCGACGCCCTGTTCCCGACGGCCGATGCGGAGATCGGCGTGCCCGCCGAGGCATCCGAGGTCTCCGAACCGGTCGAGACGGAACCGGATGCTGCGGCCGCCGTGGATCCCGCCGACGCCCCGCCGACCGACCCCACGTCGAAGGACTGA
- a CDS encoding RluA family pseudouridine synthase produces the protein MESRSLPVPDGLEGVRVDAALAKMLGFSRTFAAEVADAGGVTVDGRTLERSDRLHGGSWLEVSWVPKRGPEIVPIAVPDLGIVYQDDDIVVVDKPSGVAAHPSVGWEGPTVLGALAAGGIRVATTGAAERQGVVHRLDVGTSGLMVVAKSEHAYTALKRAFKEREVEKIYHAVVQGHPDPLAGTIDAPIGRHPTHSWKFAVTPDGKDSVTHYETLEAFPGASLLEIHLETGRTHQIRVHMAAHRHPCVGDPLYGADPTMSARLGLIRQWLHAHQLAFTHPQTGEWVTFTSDYPADLAHALEVLRGD, from the coding sequence GTGGAGAGTCGCAGTCTGCCCGTTCCCGACGGGCTCGAAGGCGTGCGGGTGGATGCGGCACTCGCGAAGATGCTCGGCTTCTCCCGCACCTTCGCCGCGGAGGTCGCCGATGCGGGCGGTGTGACCGTAGACGGTCGCACGCTCGAGCGGTCCGACCGCCTGCACGGTGGGTCCTGGCTCGAGGTGTCGTGGGTGCCCAAGCGCGGTCCCGAGATCGTGCCGATCGCCGTGCCGGACCTGGGGATCGTCTACCAGGACGACGACATCGTCGTGGTGGACAAGCCCTCCGGCGTGGCTGCCCACCCCAGCGTCGGGTGGGAGGGCCCCACGGTCCTCGGTGCACTCGCGGCCGGCGGCATCCGTGTCGCGACCACCGGCGCGGCCGAGCGCCAGGGCGTCGTGCACCGCCTCGACGTGGGCACCAGTGGGCTCATGGTCGTCGCGAAGAGCGAGCACGCGTACACGGCTCTCAAGCGCGCCTTCAAGGAGCGCGAGGTCGAGAAGATCTACCACGCGGTCGTCCAGGGCCACCCCGACCCGCTCGCGGGCACCATCGATGCGCCGATCGGGCGGCACCCGACGCACTCCTGGAAGTTCGCGGTCACGCCGGACGGCAAGGACTCCGTCACGCACTACGAGACGCTCGAGGCGTTCCCCGGGGCATCCCTGCTGGAGATCCATCTCGAGACCGGCCGCACGCACCAGATCCGCGTGCACATGGCCGCGCACCGGCATCCGTGTGTCGGCGACCCGCTCTACGGTGCGGACCCGACGATGTCGGCACGCCTCGGCCTCATCCGCCAGTGGCTGCACGCGCACCAGCTGGCGTTCACGCACCCGCAGACCGGCGAATGGGTCACCTTCACCTCGGACTATCCGGCCGACCTGGCGCACGCGCTCGAGGTGCTGCGCGGCGACTGA
- a CDS encoding GNAT family N-acetyltransferase yields MTIDVRPAREFDDTRAVIGPKGENSTVCWCLSYRIPSKEALALRGPARGERVKELLAEPLAPGVLAYDGDVPVGWAGVHPRRDTHFATFRKIPHIDDLDVWSAWCFRVRPGHRKKGVMHALLDGAVEFARENDAPAIEGYPIDNDGARIDLTMAYVGTRALFEKAGFVKAADTTSVLSGFPRVLMRLDLR; encoded by the coding sequence ATGACGATCGACGTGCGTCCGGCGCGGGAGTTCGACGACACCCGTGCGGTGATCGGGCCCAAGGGGGAGAACTCGACGGTGTGCTGGTGCCTGAGCTACCGCATCCCGTCGAAGGAAGCGCTCGCGCTGCGCGGTCCGGCGCGGGGCGAACGGGTCAAGGAGCTGCTCGCCGAGCCGCTGGCGCCCGGCGTGCTCGCGTACGACGGTGATGTGCCGGTCGGATGGGCGGGTGTTCATCCACGCCGAGACACCCATTTCGCGACCTTCCGGAAGATCCCGCACATCGACGATCTCGACGTGTGGTCGGCGTGGTGCTTCCGTGTGCGGCCGGGGCATCGCAAGAAGGGCGTCATGCACGCGCTCCTCGACGGGGCCGTCGAGTTCGCACGGGAGAACGATGCGCCCGCGATCGAGGGGTACCCGATCGACAACGACGGCGCGCGGATCGATCTGACCATGGCCTACGTCGGCACGCGGGCCCTGTTCGAGAAGGCGGGTTTCGTCAAGGCGGCCGATACGACGTCGGTGCTGAGCGGCTTCCCGCGGGTCCTGATGCGCCTCGACCTGCGCTGA
- a CDS encoding RNA polymerase sigma factor: MSTDAEIIRRSIESPAAFAELFERHARVIGAFAARRVGSHAAEDVLSETMLVAFRRRRDFDATWESAKPWLLGIASRVIKKHHAQEATQWRSFEASAGRGDHVSDGAIDAAGARADASAAVRALAPRIAALAARDRETLLLYAWGDLTYEEVAVAMGVPVGTVRSRLNRVRRKLAPPGSHSSARLTWIAKEELDGHLGTSA; encoded by the coding sequence GTGAGCACAGACGCAGAGATCATCCGCCGTTCCATCGAGAGCCCCGCAGCGTTCGCGGAGCTGTTCGAGCGGCACGCGCGAGTGATCGGCGCGTTCGCGGCGCGACGGGTCGGATCCCACGCGGCCGAGGACGTTCTGAGCGAGACCATGTTGGTCGCCTTCCGACGCCGCCGCGACTTCGACGCGACGTGGGAGTCGGCCAAGCCATGGCTCCTGGGAATCGCCTCCCGCGTGATCAAGAAGCACCACGCACAGGAGGCGACGCAGTGGCGGTCGTTCGAGGCATCCGCCGGTCGGGGTGATCACGTGAGCGATGGCGCGATCGATGCGGCCGGGGCGAGAGCGGATGCCTCGGCAGCCGTCCGCGCGTTGGCACCGCGGATCGCAGCGCTGGCTGCGCGCGATCGCGAGACGCTGCTGCTGTATGCCTGGGGCGACCTCACCTACGAGGAGGTCGCCGTCGCGATGGGGGTTCCGGTCGGCACCGTTCGGTCGCGCCTCAATCGGGTGCGTCGGAAGCTCGCGCCCCCGGGTTCGCACTCGTCTGCCCGGCTCACGTGGATCGCGAAGGAGGAACTCGATGGACATCTTGGAACGAGCGCGTGA
- a CDS encoding NUDIX hydrolase — protein MPTPEFVLALREKIGHAPLPLIGVTAVVFRDEKVLLGRRSDNGEFAPVSGILEPEEEPADAVAREALEEAGVVVRVDRLAWVHRLPRTVYANLDEVDYLDLVFRCTWVSGDPYPADGELAEVGWFGLEELDGVGPDHRRRIALALAEDDPTRFEGGRWTSSPAA, from the coding sequence ATGCCCACGCCCGAGTTCGTCCTGGCCCTCCGCGAGAAGATCGGACACGCCCCGCTCCCCCTGATCGGCGTCACCGCGGTGGTGTTCCGCGACGAGAAGGTGCTCCTCGGGCGCCGCAGCGACAACGGCGAGTTCGCGCCCGTGTCCGGCATCCTGGAACCGGAAGAAGAGCCCGCGGATGCCGTCGCTCGCGAAGCCCTCGAGGAAGCGGGCGTCGTCGTCCGCGTCGATCGCCTGGCCTGGGTGCACCGACTCCCCCGCACCGTCTACGCGAACCTGGACGAGGTCGACTACCTCGACCTCGTGTTCCGCTGCACATGGGTATCGGGCGACCCGTATCCCGCCGACGGCGAGCTGGCCGAGGTCGGATGGTTCGGGCTGGAGGAGCTCGACGGCGTCGGGCCGGACCACCGGCGCCGCATCGCTCTCGCACTCGCCGAGGACGACCCCACGCGCTTCGAGGGCGGGCGCTGGACCTCGAGCCCGGCCGCGTGA